One Deinococcus reticulitermitis DNA window includes the following coding sequences:
- a CDS encoding cation diffusion facilitator family transporter has product MSEHTHNHGTNASARQLTLALALTGTFLVVEVVYAFLSGSLALLSDAGHMLTDVMALALSLFAVRIGQRPADRRRTFGYRRAEILAAALNAGALFAVGMYILFEAYQRLREPVEVQTTPMVVVAVLGLVVNVISARLLVGGAEGSLNVKSAYLEVLGDLLGSVAVIVGALLIRFTGLTWIDPVLGAGIGLWVLPRTWTLLRSSVNVLLEGAPEGLDLGLLRTDLAALPGVVEVHDLHVWSVTSGEHNLTAHLVVPTPVTDLLAQVHGVAERYGIEHSTVQIEPEGTHAGHGEHLHP; this is encoded by the coding sequence GTGAGCGAACACACACACAACCACGGGACGAACGCCAGCGCCCGGCAGCTTACCCTCGCCCTGGCCCTGACCGGCACCTTCCTGGTGGTGGAAGTCGTGTACGCCTTTCTCTCCGGAAGCCTGGCCCTCCTCTCCGACGCGGGGCACATGCTCACCGACGTCATGGCGCTCGCTCTGTCTCTGTTCGCCGTCCGCATCGGGCAGCGTCCCGCCGACCGGAGGCGTACCTTCGGCTACCGCCGGGCGGAGATCCTGGCGGCCGCCCTGAATGCTGGGGCGCTCTTTGCCGTTGGCATGTACATCCTCTTCGAGGCCTACCAGCGTCTACGCGAGCCTGTAGAGGTGCAGACCACCCCCATGGTCGTCGTCGCGGTGCTGGGGCTTGTGGTGAACGTCATCAGCGCCCGTCTCCTGGTCGGCGGCGCGGAGGGCAGCCTGAACGTGAAATCGGCGTACCTGGAGGTGCTGGGTGACCTGCTGGGCTCGGTGGCCGTGATCGTCGGGGCGCTGTTGATCCGCTTCACCGGACTGACCTGGATCGACCCGGTTTTGGGCGCGGGAATCGGCCTGTGGGTCCTGCCCCGCACCTGGACCCTGCTGCGCTCCAGCGTCAACGTGCTGCTAGAAGGGGCGCCCGAGGGCCTGGACCTCGGTCTGTTGCGAACCGATCTGGCTGCACTGCCCGGTGTGGTGGAGGTGCATGACCTGCACGTCTGGAGCGTGACCAGCGGCGAGCACAACCTGACCGCGCACCTGGTGGTGCCCACGCCGGTCACCGACCTGCTCGCCCAGGTGCACGGGGTCGCCGAGCGGTACGGTATCGAGCACAGCACGGTGCAGATTGAGCCCGAGGGGACCCACGCTGGGCACGGGGAGCACCTGCACCCCTGA